Genomic window (Oryza sativa Japonica Group chromosome 3, ASM3414082v1):
aaaaacaatgtctTCAACCAGAAGAGCAAAACTTGGGCGGAGGTTGCAAGGGTTATAACGGATGAAGCGGAGCTGTGGCGGCTTAGCTAGAGCTGCAATCCCTGTTTTGGTAGCCCATGTTAGTGGAGAAGGGTCGCAAATTTTAGTAGAAGATTAGGCTTTTGGTTTTTGGTTCTCCTCCTGTACCCTGTCCCTTTCGCTTTGTTTTTTTCGTCCGCTTTGTACATatatttatttcttcttaatataaAGATATGCTCCTCGCGTATTAAAAAAAGGGGGGGTGTTGTCATTTAACGACATGGAAGTGTTGTCATTTGATAATTATGACTCAGTCGCTCAGGTAGACGGCGTTTCCCTACCTGAAGGAGCAGATTCCTGGAAACTCCATGAACTAGAGGAAAGACTCCAACAAGCCTTGGTTGATATCGGCGAGTCCGTCGAGATCGTGCCAGTACTTGACATAAGAAGAATGGAATGGCTGGCTCGCTGGGCCGATGTCCTCAAGGAAGCTGAGCGACAGGGTTACGGCGTCCTCGATGCAGTCAGAGCCATCGCCGACAAAGAGATTATGGAATGTGACCTTGAAATAGATCAACTCCGCAGCTTTGTGCATTCCATGGAGAGCTTGGCGGAAGATATGGAATATTTTGACAGCCTGGTTAACTTGTGTCCGCAGAAAATATAGATTTGAACGCATCAATAATAGACCACCATATATCAAATGGCAATCTTTTGTCACTATCTGTCTTTAGCTTGTCACCAATTACCATCTGTCTTTGTTAAACCGAAATAGTGAAATACTTCATTTATCTGTCACTGGCTCTCTGCAATTCTACCATGTTCTTCTCTCAGTTCTTCAAATGATCTTACATCTCATTTCCGACCAGCAACCACCGAACTCTATCCCACCAAGCTCACATGCTGTCCTGTTTagggcaaaaaataaaaagaaaagttcGTGTTCTTCTGAAATGTGCCCAATCTAGTCTCAAAATTCCACCCCTCCAAACATAACGTTCTTGTCTGTCGTAAAGTCGTAGCACTCCCCTTGGTTTTCCACAACCTTGGTCAATCAAAGTTCCATCACCGGAATTCTTTGCAGCAGGAACCATCGTTCAAGCCATGGGGCTAACACCAGTCATTTATTATGCTCCAGATAGATCAAGATCCCATTTTCATGCATGCGGCGGGCAGAATCCATAACCTCACACTGTCGAGAGATCAAAATTTAATGATGCCTCAGGATTGATCGATCCAATCTATTGGTGTATGTACAAAAGAAAAGTTCAACCTTGATAATTGATATTTTCTGCaaaatcaagtgaattattgtCAGCAAACATggatcaaaattagaaaaacatgAAAACGGCAATCAGAATAaatagtactccatccatcccaaaatataaggattcgtaatactaggatatgtcacatccacccaaaatcccttatattttgggacggtggGAGTATGAGGTAGGAACCCTCTGCACTTGAAGATGGCCTAATTTGTTTTTTGCAATTAACTTGTGCTCATCATGAAATTTCCAAATTTTCGTATGAAGCTTATGCATATTTTGAAATAAGACAAAACTTGTGTATAGCCTAAATAAGATGAAGACTTGTGCATCAGAAATGTGGGCACCGTATATTCAGATAGACTGTCAAAATCCAGAACACACTTTCTGAGTGTGTTACTGTATAAAAATGTTGGACTGCTCACAGATTAGCATCATAGTGATTTTTGTTTGTGTGATTAGCATCATAGTGATTTTTGTTTATGTTTCTCTAGGCCTTTTAGAACAACCTTTGATGCAAGAACTGGGGATGTGCATacggttcatttgcataaaagttatgaattatacTGACAGCTgatccaaaaagaaaagcatGTATCAAGAAGACTCAGTTTACAAGAAGAAGTACCTGAATTATATTCCAATTCTGATTCCATCGTCCTTGAATAAGCATCACATTTTTCTGTGGAAAACCTTTGTGTTGCAATGCAGATGTGTGAGACTTGCAGGAGCTCCCTGGAAAATTCATTAGCATCTTGTCCAAAACAGAATAACCTTGTAAAACACAATTTCATCACCAGAAATCCTTGCATGAGCAGGAACCATCCTTGAAGCGATGGAAACGACTCCGGTCACGCACTACAATCTCCCGTCGATAAACCTGTGAAATGCACTTTATAGCTGCATGACAATCCGAGCACACACGTAGGTTCTTAACCACTCGGACCTGTGTTCCAGGAGGAGTTCTCAGTAGTGCAAATGCAATTGCCAGCTTCTCACTGTGCCACTGAAGTGCACCCTCCTTATCTTCCTCATCAAGATCAAGTAAGACCTCTGAGGTAGCTGCAATGTGCCCAACGCGCCTTAGCTCTCTTGCCATTTCCTCAACCATCCGGTATATATCCTTGTACTGCGGGTGAGACTCATCTCCGGCTATGAACTCATGGACCTCTCCATCAAGCTCAACTATACTACAGCCTGGCACTTTCTTGATTCCTCTCTTGCTCATCTCTCTCCTTATCTCTGACTTCTCCTTCCATCTCTGTGTTAGTGCAAAGACATTCGAGAGCATGATATAGTTGGCCTCATGGGCCGGGTACTCATGAAGAAGGCTCCTTGTGATGCTTTCACCTAGCTCAAGGCGGCCATGCGCACGACAAGCAGAAACAAGTGATCGCCATATTACTGGGTTCGGTTGTATAGGCATTGTACGGACGAATTCCATCGCCCGCTCAACCATGCCAGCCCGACCAAACATGTCAACCATGCAACCATAGTGCTCAATCTTAGGCTCAATGCCATACTCCACTTTCATGGCATCAAAGTAGCCACAGCCTTCATCCACCATACCAGCATGGCTGCAAGCTGTGAGCACCCCAATGAAGGCAACATCATCAGGTGGAACACCTGCAACCTTCATCTCTTCAAACACTCGCACAGCCTCCTTCCCACGACCCTCCATCGCAAGCGCATCAATCACCGATGTCCATGAAACAACACTCCGCTGCTGCATCCCCTCAAACACAGCCACCGCCCCATCCACATCTCCACACTTAGCAAGCGTGTCGATCAGTGCATTGCACAGTGTCACAGACTTCccgatcccctctctctccacaaAGCGTCGGACCCATCGAGCCAGCTCAAGTGCACCCAAATCTGTGGCCGCCGCCAGGACTCCAATCACTGTCACCTCATCGGCCTGTACCCCATTGGCCTGCATCTCCCTGAAGAGATCGACAGCATCACTCGACAGCCCCCCACGCACATACCCGCCGATCATCGCACTCCAGGTAACGGCACTCTCCTTGGGCATTCTATCAAACACATTCCGCGCGTCGCCAAGGAACCCGCCGCCAAAGCAGGAGTACATGTGTATGAGAGTATTGGAGACGTACTGATCCGTCGCGAACCCGAACTTgagagcggcggcgtgggccTGGAGGCCGACGTCCGGGGATCCCGGGAGCGCGGCGCACGCCttgaggaggaaggggaaggtgAACTTGTTGGGAACGACGGCGCCGCGGAGCATGAgggggaagaaggcggcggcgcggaggcggagggagtGGATCGGGGAGGTGGCGTGGGCGCGGATGAGGGTGTTGGCGAGGAAGGCGTCGAGCGGGACGGAGGggcggaggagggcggtgacgaggGGATCGAGcagcgcgggcgcggcggaggcggaggcggcgaagagCCGGGTGAGGACGAGCGAGTTGGCGTGGAGGCCGGACTTGAGGAGGAAGGCGACCGACTGGAGGAGGGACGTGGGCGTCGAGGAGGccgcgaggaggcggaggcaaTGCTGctcggccgcgcgcgccgcggacgGCGAGAGGCGCGGAGCCGACGGGGAGGAGACTGGAGGAGGCATTTGCTCGAACACATGGCGCGCCGAGGCAGGGCGGCTCGGTTTTGGTCTTTCAGAATACGTTTTCGCAAATCAGCCCACTCGTCTCTTGGATACTATAGTACTCCTGTATCGGATGCCATTAGGGTATAATTGATTAAATGtttattattataaacttgaaaataaatttattagatattttagaaaaacttatatataaagtttttgcacgaaacatactatttaatattttgaaaaacatGATAATAGAAACCAAGGTAGAATCTACTGTACATCTCAATAAGAAAACAACGGGGCCTTCTTTGCAAAATATTAGTATGCTTTTACATCAACTGTTATTTagaccgagtttagttccaaaatttttcttcaaacttccaacttttccatcacatcaaaactttcctacacacataaatttccaacttttccgtcacatcgtttcaatttcaacggaacttccaattttggcatgAACTGAACACACCCTTAGTACTCCAATCTTTCCGACTTGTATAATACCTTTAGTTAACTGtaatagatttattttattaattaatgTTTTAACTTCCTAGATGGTATACTTAATGATAATGGTATGGTATTAAGCTATTTAGAGCAGGTACATAGCATACTATAAggcagctataaacatattttaaagagataaaagaagagatgCTTTTGTTGCCAGCTGAGATATTCAGCTGATACATGATACCGTACTGTAATATGAAGAATCTGAGAGAGTATAATCTACCAGAAAGTCCGGTAGACCTGTAGAGTGTAAATGTTCAGTCATCTATAATTTATTGCAACTCAAATACTAATGAATTGAAGAGGAATGGAGCGAAtagctaaggctgtgtttagatccaacttctaactttttccatcacatgtacctgtcatacacacacaacttttcagtcacatcatctccaatttcaaccaaaatccaaactttgtactgatctaaacacagcctaagtgaaAACTAAAAAAACCGCATTGGTGATGTCAGAAGTATATAGGCAGTCGAATCTGTACCAACATCGCCATACAACTGATAGCCTATAACATCAGCTCAAGTCCTTTCACAAAATGGCTTCTGGAGCACATTCTGTAATTCTCAGCAAACCTTTACATGGCAGACAACAAAACCTCTTGACAGTCTTCTCCGAGACGGTGAAGCACACCATTGTTCATTTATTACATAGCTAATGATTTAACTATATAGATGGTATACTTAGTGATTATATGATCGGTACCATTATTCACCATTCAGACCATCCAAAAGGCATAGTACTTCAAgccaattttttaaaaacaaaacgaTCCGTCAAATCAAACATCAAACATGAAGGGTAGTCAAATTTTCGATTCTTCCCAACTTCGTAAAATgctaaaaaaatgattaaagAATTTCATCAGCAGGAACAATACACGTGATCTATATCTTTGTTGAAATCTATGATGGAATACTCAGCGCCACAAATGGATTCTCTCTAGGTGAAaatcttggaaaaattttaCATGTGAGACTAAGCTTGGTATACAGTCCAGTGATGATAAGCTATGGTGATTGTCAGCGTACCGTGCATATGGTCTATGAATAGATTTTCCATATGCTCAGTCCATAACCTACTTTGATCAGCAGGAGCTCAAATACCATATGCAGGATGCTTGTCATACGCACTTTGGATCCAGGTATTTCAGTCCAGTTTACAGATACTTCAGCCATTGGGATCCTGAGATGCTTGCATAGGTATACAAGCTCAACATCAAAACACCACCTGGTTACACGCCAAAAATAAGACAGGATTTGATAAACAGAAGCATGACAATATTTAGAGAACATAACAACAAAGGTACCTCTTCAATCTGATATTTGTAAAAAGTTTCCTTGCAGCAGCTCGAGTAAACATCTTGAAACCACACTAAATTAGCAATAAGAAAATGGAATTTAGTTCATAGCACAATACCAAAGCAAAACTGTCCACATGAATTAATGGTACGACTTATGTTTGCAAAGCATACCTGTGTGTCTCTGATCCCAGGACCAGCTGTCAATAAAACTACCAGGTGGAAACCTTTCATAAGAAAATTCCGATACCATTTCCTCTGCAGTACGCCAGGAAAAGCACAAATACAACACAACATGAAAATCTAAGAGAACAAAAACGCACGATTGAAAAGGTTTTTTGTTTTGGGGTGGGGGGCACTTACTGTGGCAAGAGCCTGCTTCTCCAGATGAGCACGTGAACCAAAAACAGCAATTTCAGCATCAGATAGTCTCTGAGATGGACTGCTAGATGGTGCTAGGCTGGACTCAGCCTTTTTAGCCAATGCGCGAACCTAGGAGCACGATATGATTCCAAGATGTTACCAATCACGATCAAAGTATGCATAACAAAACTTTATAAAACATGTTTTGATTTAACTTATGACAGACCTGGGCTTCAAGCTTTTCCAAATCAGTAACCTTAGTTGCCCCATCAGCATCAAGCATGAGTAACAGTTCACCACGTGAATGGAGCATGCCCTGTACAATTTTTCCACAGATGGGAAAGAATTAATCAGTGCTTATTTCATTGAACTAGTTTGGGTGAGGGTGGGTGTGTTTATTGAACTAGTGAGGggagttggggggggggggggggatcgaCTGGTACATTTACTCACTTTTCTGACTGCTTCGCCTTTACCATGGTTTCTCCCAAGTAGAAGAACTCTAACATTATCAATTTTATGTTTCCTTACAAACTCGAAGGCAACTTTTGATGTATGATCAGTACTTCCATCATCAACGATCAAGACCTTTATGAAATTCAGTAAAAGCAAATCAGTTCTCCGATTTCCAATGTTAGCTAATTTAAGC
Coding sequences:
- the LOC4334603 gene encoding pentatricopeptide repeat-containing protein At4g21065, with the protein product MPPPVSSPSAPRLSPSAARAAEQHCLRLLAASSTPTSLLQSVAFLLKSGLHANSLVLTRLFAASASAAPALLDPLVTALLRPSVPLDAFLANTLIRAHATSPIHSLRLRAAAFFPLMLRGAVVPNKFTFPFLLKACAALPGSPDVGLQAHAAALKFGFATDQYVSNTLIHMYSCFGGGFLGDARNVFDRMPKESAVTWSAMIGGYVRGGLSSDAVDLFREMQANGVQADEVTVIGVLAAATDLGALELARWVRRFVEREGIGKSVTLCNALIDTLAKCGDVDGAVAVFEGMQQRSVVSWTSVIDALAMEGRGKEAVRVFEEMKVAGVPPDDVAFIGVLTACSHAGMVDEGCGYFDAMKVEYGIEPKIEHYGCMVDMFGRAGMVERAMEFVRTMPIQPNPVIWRSLVSACRAHGRLELGESITRSLLHEYPAHEANYIMLSNVFALTQRWKEKSEIRREMSKRGIKKVPGCSIVELDGEVHEFIAGDESHPQYKDIYRMVEEMARELRRVGHIAATSEVLLDLDEEDKEGALQWHSEKLAIAFALLRTPPGTQVRVVKNLRVCSDCHAAIKCISQVYRREIVVRDRSRFHRFKDGSCSCKDFW
- the LOC4334604 gene encoding uncharacterized protein, which codes for MAAAGWPLSSSVADLLPASLSLTLLLASLVVVVVLAAAAFFFEHIRKIGCTHSLERTEVSAAFFEDPNSLNKVRCPSIYDPAEKYISLIIPAYNEEHRLPEALTETLNYLKQRSAVEKSFTYEVLIVDDGSTDHTSKVAFEFVRKHKIDNVRVLLLGRNHGKGEAVRKGMLHSRGELLLMLDADGATKVTDLEKLEAQVRALAKKAESSLAPSSSPSQRLSDAEIAVFGSRAHLEKQALATRKWYRNFLMKGFHLVVLLTAGPGIRDTQCGFKMFTRAAARKLFTNIRLKRWCFDVELVYLCKHLRIPMAEVSVNWTEIPGSKVRMTSILHMVFELLLIKVGYGLSIWKIYS